TGGTGGTCAGCTACACGACCAATGGATACCCAACCAAATATGTTCCGACTGCATTTGATAACTTTTCGGGTAAGAGAAAGctttatgttaatattttgtccTTGCTGGAATGACACAGCGGTTCAGTTGAGTTTAACCACTAAAGCTAAACTAATCTGCAGCAgatgaattaaataaacatttgaaaatcgtttcgtttttatgttttagaataaAGTCAGTTTAATTGGTTGCTCTTCAGGGTGTCATGTTTGAGTGCACAGATTCTCTCTAACCCCACCCAAATCCTCCTGTATCCCCTGTCCTTCCTGCTCTTCCTGTTATCTGTCCTCCATCAGAGGTGAAAAGCTCATGAGGTATACTCCCAGATGTGGCCAGGTTTCCAATTGGCACGCTTCCATTTTCCAGGCTGACTGAACTAGCCCTTGCAGGCATCATTTGTGCTTGGGAACATTTGTCCTAAGCCTGAAATATGTGCTGACATGGAAACagacttgttttttctttgattcCCACAATCACATTATCAGTGTGTTGGGCTTGTTCATAAAACTAAACCTTTAGGCCTACGAGCAAATTAATACTCCACATCACTGTGAGCGCACCATgtccacaatgaaacatggtggtggcagcagcatcatgctgtggggatgctttccttGTGCTGGTAGTAGGaatttgtttagagttgttgAGATGTATGGAGCTAGCAGGGTAGTACTGGAAgcaaacctgttggaggctgcaagaGGCAGAGGTTCCCTTTCCAGCTagactaaacatacagcctagtcaaagcccactTAAATCTACTTGTAAATCTTCCCAGAAGTTCTTCACTCAActtgactgagtttgagctattttgcaaaggagAACGGGTAAAATCTACAAagtctagatgtgcaaacctggtagagacacacccctATTTTTTTGCTGGTGTAGTTGCACCAACAGATTGTTCTACAAAGGATTGGTTTAAAATTTTGTAATGTGGCAAATTGTAAAAAAGTTCCAACAggtctgcaaggcactgtatctgcCACTGCTGGGTGAAATCAgtaacatttctgcaaaataacTAGTGTTTTTCTACCCCTAAACCCTAAATTTTATTCTCAGGGTGAGGTGATAAATCAACAACTTTGCTCGCACCAAGCCCTTAAAAACACTCAGTGAGACCACATACCGCCCTTAGACAAGTTCTAGCTCAGTCCTGCCTCAGAGAACAGAACGTGTTTCTGGTTCAAGGGTTTTGAATTGCACAACTCTGCCTATTGTTGTCAGCCTTGACCCGTGAGCCCTCTTCTCTACTCTGGAATGGGCACATCTGTTGCAACGGCTCTGAGGCAGAGATTGTCTTTCGCCCTGGACTGACAGAGAGCAATTGTGCTGTTGGGGGCCCTTAGCAGTGATGTCATTTTCCCAGTGCCTGCAATCAGTGCACTGCCTTGAAAGCTGACTTTCAGAGCAGTTACACCACCCCACAGGTGGGAGAGACAGAGGGAAGAAGGAAGGCGAGGGGGAGTTTTGCTGCAGAAAATCAACAGTATCATATGTTAGGTATTAGGGAATGATTACCCAGTGGGAGTGCCTCCCTCATTTTCCTTCTATAATGTCCTCCAACTGTTTTCTCCTCACTGTTGTGAAAGCTGTGATGGCTGTCCTAGTGCATGAAATGTTTTAGCAAACTTTTTGATCAGGCGGTATGACCGACCACACATACTGCAGGCGCACTGGAATCGTTTCCATGTGCCTGCTCTTTTGCTTTGTGTTCAGTCTACTGAAAAGAATAAATGGTCCTATAATGAAACTGGCTGTGAGGTGACTCATCCACTTTTTTCCAGTCTGAAAATGAGGCCTATTGAAATTGAGTTAGTGAATAAACAGaatctgttttttgtatttatggaGTTCTGACAGTAAATCCCCAGTACATACTGCTATTGCATTTTAGCCTGTAATTCGATATATTGTGCATCTCTCGCTTTACATTTGACATCTGTCTGTTTCTGTCTACAGCTGTGGTTCAGGTGGACGGGAGCCCTGTGAGACTACAGCTGTGTGACACTGCAGGACAGGTGAGAACTGTTCACCTACAGACGCATATCGCATCACTCTTTGACACCCAACATGGAGTAAGTCCTCAAGCCCTTAAATGCTGCAAATGAATAGcatatttttaatgttaatgTTAGCTGCTTAGCTGTTTGTTGCAACATTGTCTCCCATATTGCAACAAAATGATATCTAAAGGGCTACAATATTTCTTGTTAAATTGTCTTGCAAACTGCCATCTAGTTGCTGTAACTATCTAAGCTAATATGAACCCTAGATATGGAGCTTGACACCATGTATCTATGCtcttattttaaatggtttgACATTACTTTGGTTACTGGAAAAAGCCATTAATTTTCAATGGAATAAGAGGGAAGATATTAACATTTGTAGGCACTTTCAGATTAAAGCGACTGTTTGCCTGTGCTTGCCTCTTACCACACAAAAGTTAGCATTTGCTACACACTGTTTTTTATCAAATCTAAACTGCATTTGATTATCTCTTATTCAAAATCAAAAGTAGTTTGGTATAAACTTCAAATGGAAGGTTGTGACATCAGAATTTGGGGAATCTGTTTCCCAAAGGTATACTCAAACCTTTGAAACCATCATGAAAACTGCAATATATGGGCTAGTCAAACTCAAGGTTGCAAAGTGGCAGAACATTAAAGTGAAATGTCAGAAACCTTCCAGAAGCTTTCCGAAGGTAGTAAAAGTAGTAGTAATTTTGGAAATATTCCAAACTGCAGACTTTGTATTGGGATGATTGGAATTAATGGGAATTGATGTGTTACCTGAAAAATTGAGGTAATTTACACAAAcaatttaaagtcaaacatcAAATATATTTACTAAGTATTATCAAAAAGTTATGAAACCCATGGGTTCAAGTATGTGACAATAATAGTCTTGTGCTCTGGGTTCTAGAAATGTGGTCTCAGTGGTCCAGGATTTTAGAAAGGATCTATGCATGTGATGGAGCAATGCATGGTGCATTGGAGTGGCCTTGAAACCAATGCAGTTAGCAGTATACTGTTTGCATGTGACTGAGGATTAGCATAGATAAAATTAAGTGCACTACTGCGTAAAATATGGTTGTTTTAAGTCAAAATTATGCTTAAAATATATGTTCCCTTAGTATATTTAAAGTTTCTGTTAAGGGCTAATGTTCAattctttatttcatttttccatttatttcaaATGGAAAATGTACAACTTAGTTTCACAGGTCTCTGAGCCCTAGTGAAACATGGACTGAATTATTCTACGCCATTGACAGATTCATTAAGACATCCTTTTTAATCtgtgaaacctttatttatCCAAAAGCGGGGATTCTTAGGTTACCAAAAAATACTGGATAAACTCAacactgtttttgtttcatctcCTGAGCTGGGTGTATTGCTGCACCCCATTTATTAGCACCTCATATCCTCAAGAAAGCGATGCATATTTTGACTGTATATACAAGTGTTCACCATGATATAAAACTGATCAGTGGTCAAACCTTTGGATTTTAATGTGACCTGCTTATTTAATAAAcgtaaaaataaactcatgagcAATGACATcatgtaaaatatgtttaatgtaTGTAAGGCAATAAAGGGGAAAAGCATGCAAACTGGGAACCTGGTCTTAATGGATTAAGCATGAGGTAAGAGTAAAGATTTGGCTTTTCCAGCTTTCATGTGTTAGGATTTGCTGCTCGTTTATGCTTTGTTATATCATgctattttaaatgaaagataTTCACATCTTTCTCTAAGCGTGGCAAAAGAAGTCTTCTGCAGACATTTTCAATACTTTTAGAATAGTTTTTACTATTCTCTGTAAACAAGAGCTTAGGTATAAATTTATTAGGCACAGACTTACTGCTAAAGGACACAATAAGAAATTGTGTTTGTAAGGTAAATTTGTTATTCTCATGGGGCATAAAGGGGGTTGTTTTATAATCCAGCTCAGTAGTGCAGCACCCAGCCCTGAGAATAGCATATTTGACATTCAAAAAAGCCGCAAAGGCGCCGCCAGTTCTATCCTGGATCACAGACTGACTTTTGGAGCGAGGCCGTTTAACAAATCATAAATATGAGTAAAACCTCACAGCCTGCTGTAAGCTGTACTGTGTTACGACTTCACACCTATGCAGACAAGCTTGGGCAAATACGGTTAGATAAAAACCATCCAGCACTTGCTGAACTGACGCAACTTTCCGAGAGGGGAGATTGTGCCACAAAGATGGTAGAGGTGTGCCAACAGATCAGAGATGAGAAAGGGAGCAAGAAAGATGATCATAGCTGCTTCTCACTCAGCTATGTTGATATTTGTGCATATCTGCAGATGGACCCACGTCATTACCACATCGGACTTGTGTGCTGCTTGATTctgatcagctttaaaaaaaattcaatgaGATTTTATATCAGATGGTCTGTTTAGACTTTAGGTATGCCAGGGTACGATTAAGGAGTCTGTCCAGGGAAGGCAAGAGTTAAGCACTGAAGAAGGAGCAGTTTTGTGTCAGGTTTCTGCCAATATTAATCTGTGTACTCAAGGATGTGGGAGGGGCTTGTCTGTCAAAGCTGTGTGGCTCCAATGTGTTAATTTAAGAGATTTACAGCAGATGAGTTAAATTAATGGGTAGGACctgtctgtactgtatattaccACATTACAAACACTGTTTAGACTGTTTGTTTTTGGAGAGCCATTGGCACAGTTCCTTATTTCCTGTTCAGTGATTCAGTGTGTTGTAATAACAGCTGTGTGTGGTCAGTTTATGGGAGAAGTGAAGGGTCCCAGATCTTTATGTAGGGGTGCAACAATACATCCAGTTCACAAGTAGAATTAACCTGTTcggtattttacattttagctATAGATAATACAGtaaaaaagtgttaaaattGGAAGTGGACATTTAGTTCACCCACAATAGAAAGCTGAATTGCAAATTCCAACTTTGGAGTTGTTTACAGTTAGCCTGTAGCAGATTTTTAACACTTtgaaaatctttcatttttttcttttgcttttaccaataaaggtttttaaaaatatatgttaTCAGTTTAGAGCCAGTCAGTCGAAGGTTGAATGTTTCATAAATCTTGGTGTTCAGAAATGCTCAAAATGCAgtccagattctttaaaacctcTGAAGGCTAATGTAGCAGCTTACAATTAGCCAGTTGTGGTTGCCaggtaaacaaattaaaactaatAGAGGCTTCTTCAATGTTTTTGTAACATTGAAGAAGCTGGGCAGCTAGCCCAACATCTCTCTTTGGTCAAACAGGGCTGCAGCCTAAGAACTACTTCCTGTCTTTCTTCAAAATAAGCATCTTAAACATACAGACTCATCTTCATAAATGGGGTTCATAGTAATAGcttatatttatttaaccaaAGTCACATGTTAACAGCAATATGGGCTTTTTTACTCTGAGAAATGATTTTAGTTTGGAAAGATCTCATTGCACCCCAAACTTCAGGACTTTACTCAGTATCTTCTCTCTTTCTGTCCAACAGGATGAGTTTGACAAACTCCGCCACTTCTGTTACAGTCGCACAGATGCCCTTCTGCTCTGCTTCAGCGTGGTGAGCCCCGCTTCATTTCAGAATGTCTGGGAGAAATGGGTCCCTGAAATCCGCCGCCGTTGCCCCCTCACCCCAATCCTCCTTGTGGGCACGCAGTGCGACCTGCGGCAAGACGTCAAGGTGCTGATCGAGCTGGCGAGGCGGAGAGAGAGGCCTGTCGCAGAAGAAGATGCCAGAGCGCTTGCAGAAAAAATGGGGGCCGTCACGTACGTGGAGTGCTCGGCGCTGACTCAGAAGAACCTGAAGGAGGTGTTCGATGCAGCCATCTCAGTGGGGCTGCGTCACTCTGACAGGAGGGCGCGCCGGGAGAGGACGGTCCGCAGCACCGCTGATAAGATGAAGATGCTGTCTAAGTCATGGTGGAAGAAGTATGTGTGTGTCCAGTAGGAAAAGCGAGAGATTTAAGTTTTTGTAACTGACTCAGAACTGGAACTGCTGTGGTTTCTAGAGAGACTGTGTTGAACGTAAGGACGTTACATTTTGACGGATGAGCTGGTCTAAAGGACAGGAGCAGAGAGTGCTGATCTGAACTTGTAGGCTGCAGATGGTTTCACctcaatgtgaaaaaaaaaataactatgaCCAGCATTCAACCAAAAAAACAGTGCCAACATCACATGGATTTCATTTTATACTGGATTTATCCAAAGGAATGTGAGCTGACTTGGAGGGAAGATGGTAATAAGGTGGCAATGTTAATTATGtttctcatttttgtttaatttgtgaTATCATTTGGTGTGTTTTATGTGTTGTACACCCTTATTCAGAccccagagtttttttttttatagagacagtcattttctaccgcttattccatagtgggtcacgggggagctggtgcctatctccagcagtctatgagtgagaggcgggatacaccctggacaggttgccagtccatcgcagggcaacacacaaacaaccatgcacacactcattcatacacctaaggacccAGTTGAGATGCAATTATTTAGTTCGATAAATCAAAAACATTAGTGAGTGAAGTTGCTACTTTCTTTCAATTTTTTAATGCTTCATTTACTTTAGATTACAGTGAAATTTATCAGTACACATTTTCCAAATTGATTACTTTTTGAAGATGTttatcattcatttttttactATGAACTTAGATTGTTATAATTAACACGTTGATGCAGACTTCAtgccgatttttttttttaaactctaaAGTACAAGATAAGATCTTACGAATTAGAGTTATTCAGGCAACATTTAATGGCTAAGACACATGTTATAGATTT
This genomic window from Girardinichthys multiradiatus isolate DD_20200921_A chromosome 18, DD_fGirMul_XY1, whole genome shotgun sequence contains:
- the rhoub gene encoding ras homolog family member Ub isoform X2 — protein: MSPADAMDYGRTMAPPVPPHKPKPARPGQGQERLLKCVLLGDGAVGKTSLVVSYTTNGYPTKYVPTAFDNFSAVVQVDGSPVRLQLCDTAGQDEFDKLRHFCYSRTDALLLCFSVVSPASFQNVWEKWVPEIRRRCPLTPILLVGTQCDLRQDVKVLIELARRRERPVAEEDARALAEKMGAVTYVECSALTQKNLKEVFDAAISVGLRHSDRRARRERTVRSTADKMKMLSKSWWKKYVCVQ
- the rhoub gene encoding ras homolog family member Ub isoform X1 — encoded protein: MSPADAMDYGRTMAPPVPPHKPKPARPGQGQERLLKCVLLGDGAVGKTSLVVSYTTNGYPTKYVPTAFDNFSAVVQVDGSPVRLQLCDTAGQVRTVHLQTHIASLFDTQHGDEFDKLRHFCYSRTDALLLCFSVVSPASFQNVWEKWVPEIRRRCPLTPILLVGTQCDLRQDVKVLIELARRRERPVAEEDARALAEKMGAVTYVECSALTQKNLKEVFDAAISVGLRHSDRRARRERTVRSTADKMKMLSKSWWKKYVCVQ